Part of the Acropora palmata chromosome 10, jaAcrPala1.3, whole genome shotgun sequence genome, aaaaattaaaccttTTTCATCGGACTAGAGCCTCCCAGATACCTTCCTCTCCGCTTACACGAACTTTCACATGCCGCGATCTCCTTTTCTCGGCAGCAAAGGAGAGGACGACAAAATAGTGGCCAACGTAAAATTAAGCTTTACCCCGGATGATGATTCGCCAAGTGATCCAATCTTGTTTCTTCGAGAAGCTATAAGAGGAGGTGGAAACAGTTCGTCCCCGCAGAGAAGTGAGGTGCCTGGGATATTGCACGGAGAGAAAGTGAAATTGGTAAACGCAACTTTACTCACCGGTAAGTTTACAAACGCCATTATTATCATCCTTATCACACCTATTATCGGCAATCATCATCTTCGTTATCATTGTCAGCATTATTCCATTTGGTAgagttatcatcatcatcattatcattgccATCATCGAGATCCATTCTCGTCGTCgtcgtttttgttgttgaaagatacaattatttttgaaaagccTGTTACACACTTTTCCTCCATGATCGAGggggagcagggatggcgtGCTGTTGATTGCAATCGCCTCCCACCtacgtggcccgggttcgggCCAAGagtgggttaagttggttgttggttatttgctctgctccgagaggttttcccctctcctcaaaaatcaacatttccaaattccaattcgatcggatgcaggacctccctgaaaaccactttcgggtGAGTGAAGCTTCCCgggtaaatatcaataattattattattatcgagTGAACCGTTTTagataacaaaaattatgaCTAAAAATCCCTATTGTAGCTAACGGAATAAAGTGAATAGTGAGTAAGTTGCTCTTTGGATTTCATCTACATATTTTCGTCTTTCTCTAGGGGATCAGGTTGATAACTTTTGCCCTGCCTATTGCGCTGGCTCACAGTGCGTGCCAGCTGCTTGCAGCCCGTGGTGCTGTGATTCATTCGGTCAGCAGTATTTAACAAAGACGTCGCCTGGGAGAATGTTTGGGATTCAACAACAGCAGCCACCACAGCAGCTTGGATACAGCTCGTCACGCCCTCAATCACTTTACAATCCAGTCAATCAGATTCCCGCTTTTCCTCCTCAAAGGCAGTTTATAAACAACGTTGGTCCTCCCTTCACAACACCACTGAGGCGACAGTACCTAGTCTTACCCCAGCAAGTCATTTATCAGCCCCCTTCAACTCCTCAACCACAATATTCGTATCAAGTTCGCGCCCAACCACCGCCCTATCAAGTCTCACAGCAACACCAGTATGGAACTGGACAAATGCTTCAACAAGCGCAATATCCAATGCCCCTGCGACCACAGTTATCTTCCTTGCTAATTCCCGCTCGACGTCAGGAAAACCGTTACCCCTTTCCACCCCAGCCACAGCCTGTGCAAAGCCAAATCATTTCCAACCCACCTCAGCGTTCACCTCAATACTTAGTAATGCCACCAGCCTCTCAAGTTCTATATCAAGCCCCACAGGCATACCAACCAATCCCTAGGCCCATGAATGCACCGTCATGGCCAGCGTTTACCCTACCATCACAGCAGCCGCCGATGCTCGATCAAGTTGGGCCACAGTTCTTGCCTATTGCACCAAACAAGAAGAATAATCAGGGTCCCGCATTTGCCAAATCACCTGTCCAGTTGCAAGGCATGGTCTTCACTTATCCCTACACTCCACAAGCAAGTCAGCCTGTCCCAGTGCCCCCAATGTACATTCCTCCACGACCCTATCAACCTAAAACTACAGTAGGAACAAAACCCACAGGAGAACACCCTAAGAAGCATTCAAATggtacaaacaaacagaatgATAGAGAAAAAGATGACGAGCCTTCAGGAAAATCCCACGAGAAATTCCCACAATTGGGACCATTCGGACCAGTTCGTCCACAGGGGTATGGTCCCCAGGGGTACGGTCCCCAGGGATATGGTTCTCAAGGGTATGTTTCTCAGGGGTATTTGCCTCAGTTATATGCTCCCCAGGGTTACGCCCCACAGAGGTTCTCACCAAGTTTTCCTGAACCAGCAATGACTTCTCCACAGACTTCCTGGAGGATCAGACTATATCGACCCTTCGTAACTATTCAACAACCCCCACCAGTTCCAGTTTCTGTTTTGAACCAGGGATATTCGATCTCTCCTCCCTCCCCGATACCAGGACAAACACTTCAACCAGTGTCACCAAGTCTCCAACCACTCGGAGGAAGGTCTCAGACTCCCCAGGTTATGTCTCCCTACAGTTTTTCTCCACAGTTCTTTCCACCAATAACCTCTTATCGCCCTCAACCTATGCCTCTCCAAGCTTATTCCATGGGTGGGCAACTACCACAGAACATTCCAAGGAAACCAACACAAGGTGTGGTGGAGTTAAAAACTTGTCCACCTCCATGTCCAAACTTCTGTGCTCCTGCATGTAATCCAGTATGTTGTAATGATCGCCGCAAATGAGGCAATCTCACTTAAATGATCTCAAATGAACCACTCTTGCATTTCCAGCAGAATTGAATGGGTGCAGGCATTCGTATTTCTGAATGTTTTTACGAAAACAAACTTTGGAGAACAAATGAATTGAGTTCTTAACAGATTTCTTCACTTTTTTGAACcactttatttcttttttattgttttgtgaaCAGTGCGCCTAAGACTAGCTAGAAAGAAAAGACTTCCCTCTGTGCGCAAGTCATAACAGAAAATGAACCTGAAGCAAAGTATTAAAAGGGAGGTTCATAAAACATCATTAACTTTCAATGAAagattttttctcaaaaaatcTAAAAGTATTGTATCAAGCCTCACAGGCATACCAACCAATCTCAAAGTGCCATTAAATCACCAGCTCAGTAAAATACAAGAGCTGCTGGGCTTTTGTGTGTGACAAAATGGGAAAAAGGACTTgaggggaaagaaaaaatcagTCTAACAGAGAGACTAAAATGGATGAGGGCTGGTAGCAAGGATAGGAAATGACTATTAATAatgtaaaaaatattaatggcAGGGCAGTCAAAATGATATGTAGTAGAATAAAGAAGTAGCTGACAAAAGTTTCTGTTGATTATGCTGTTCCAAACATAGTTTGGCATCCCTGTGCAGTACAGGAATACATCTTGATTGTTAAAATGCTTCATTTTTTACACCAGATACTACAGCAATTGGTTCAAAAAACCAGTGATCTTTCAGAACTTTTGCAGGCGATGAGCGACTGAACATGTCCATCTAAAAGTAACTCTTTTGATGCCTAAAGCTTCTTCAGACATCATGGCTTGGGTCAATGTATACATGGAAATGACACATCCATGCTTTTTAATACTTAAATACCAACTATGTATCCCAAGCTCTTTCCTCTTGAAAACTGCTGTGTCTTAATTGAGACAGAAACCTGTCTCATGTTGATGAACTAATGTTCACAATTTTGTCATCAGTTTCTAAGGCTTCAGCTTTTGTGCCAGCTCCTTTTGAAACTGCTGGTGGTTGTGTACAGCAGCAAGAAGTCCTCCCTCATTACGTGGGTTCTCTGCGCTGCCAtattcaatttctttgttatctAGTGTTGTCATTTTCCCACCTAATGTTCTTAATATGGCATCCCCAGCACAGATATCCCACTTCTTTATCAATGTCACATGGACATAAGCATCAGCTTTGTCCTCAAACAGTGATAGCACCTTGAATCCTGCACCTCCTGCTGGAATAACTATGGAATTTGGGCCAAATGCTTCTCGCACTGTAGCATTTACTTTTCCGGCATGTGACCTTGAAACTATGACTCTTGGTGTCTTCAATGCACCCTCTCTCTCTTTGGGAACCTTCAGATTATCTGATGACCCATGACCCACCCAAGCCCAGTATGTCTCATGTAGAAATGGCTTGTGAATGATTCCTACCACAGGCTTTCCATTGACAACAATACAAATCATTGTGGTCACAAAGGGAACCAAGTTTTCTGTGTATTCTTGAGTAGCATCGAGAGGATC contains:
- the LOC141895122 gene encoding uncharacterized protein LOC141895122 — protein: MLLWTCFSLFLSMTMARAQIVSGAKAAANNKQLFQKVVLSLMNKYRLMHAAAPLQLSQELTKKADTWASQLANQDKEKINVNSKYGQNIFSSEDQENLAARCVRSWYNGIRFYDFHTAKSSLRSEYFTQLVWVASQEVGIGKAISASGKTYVVALFDPPGNKGEYLHNVKPVSGTGVGKRGPSKCPDGYKLYNNVCYKYFPGPVNWVQASEKCTEQFSSLASIESQAEDFFIRTVVTSGGASDAWIGISDLNNAGIMSWLDGTPNQYMNWDYSQRNFPGKKCGVIATNFNWKYKPCDKAQGFICKRPLRGLSRFIVIIRYDDKLWTDNLYYPASPRYQALSRHIQEAILAIYGDFDWFEEVSLDHFSKGEDDKIVANVKLSFTPDDDSPSDPILFLREAIRGGGNSSSPQRSEVPGILHGEKVKLVNATLLTGDQVDNFCPAYCAGSQCVPAACSPWCCDSFGQQYLTKTSPGRMFGIQQQQPPQQLGYSSSRPQSLYNPVNQIPAFPPQRQFINNVGPPFTTPLRRQYLVLPQQVIYQPPSTPQPQYSYQVRAQPPPYQVSQQHQYGTGQMLQQAQYPMPLRPQLSSLLIPARRQENRYPFPPQPQPVQSQIISNPPQRSPQYLVMPPASQVLYQAPQAYQPIPRPMNAPSWPAFTLPSQQPPMLDQVGPQFLPIAPNKKNNQGPAFAKSPVQLQGMVFTYPYTPQASQPVPVPPMYIPPRPYQPKTTVGTKPTGEHPKKHSNGTNKQNDREKDDEPSGKSHEKFPQLGPFGPVRPQGYGPQGYGPQGYGSQGYVSQGYLPQLYAPQGYAPQRFSPSFPEPAMTSPQTSWRIRLYRPFVTIQQPPPVPVSVLNQGYSISPPSPIPGQTLQPVSPSLQPLGGRSQTPQVMSPYSFSPQFFPPITSYRPQPMPLQAYSMGGQLPQNIPRKPTQGVVELKTCPPPCPNFCAPACNPVCCNDRRK
- the LOC141895138 gene encoding inositol monophosphatase 3-like; translation: MITTSDAYVNMGAAKIKLSPIGIVVLGLVVVAFIYYLSIDGVDGDPSNDYFAVEGSVSMKHLIVAAIDLAESGGEVVRKVRIGGDLGEESKGKTREGANNPLTQGDMLSHKTMYYGLKKVFPNLNVVSEEHDHGDVDLSEVKAPETEVISIDNSLQLNKGNEMVPLGSILVWIDPLDATQEYTENLVPFVTTMICIVVNGKPVVGIIHKPFLHETYWAWVGHGSSDNLKVPKEREGALKTPRVIVSRSHAGKVNATVREAFGPNSIVIPAGGAGFKVLSLFEDKADAYVHVTLIKKWDICAGDAILRTLGGKMTTLDNKEIEYGSAENPRNEGGLLAAVHNHQQFQKELAQKLKP